The DNA region CGCCCGACGACTTCAGCTGCTCAAGCGCCTTGATGCCGGACTCGAGAAAATTTTTCAGGTGGATGGCATTCCTCGCGGCACCATGCGTGTAAACACCGATGTCGTGCACATAAAGGATATCGATCCGGTTGAGACCGAGGCGTGCATAGCTGAAGTCGACGGATCGCATGATGCCGTCATAAGAATAGTCGTAATCGGCATCAAAGGAGAGGGGGTCGACATAGCCGTAATCCGGCACGGTGCCCGTTGGCACGGGCCGCAAAAGCCGGCCGACTTTGGTGGAGAGCACGTATTCGTTCTCGGGCTTCGCCCTCAGGAAATCGCCGACATGGCGTTCGGCAAGGCCAAGCCCATACCAGGGCGCCACGTCGAAATAGCGGATGTTGCTCGCCCAGGCAGCCTCCAACGTCTCCATAGCCTGTTCGCGCGGGCAGGCGCGGTACAGGCCGCCAAGAGCCGCCGCACCAAAACTGATTTCGGTGACCTTGAGTTCCGTCTTGCCGATCTTCCTCGTCTTCATCTTCCCTCCGTGAAGAGCCGAACTCTATCTTAGAGCGTTGCTCCCAAATGCCACGGCACGAATTCGTTGTCGCCGTAGCCGAACTCCTCGCTCTTCGTCTTCTTGCCGGAAGCCGTATCGATGATGAGGTCGAAAATTTCGCGCCCCTTGCCGCTGATCGTGGCATCGCCAGTGGCGATCGTGCCGCAATCGATATCCATATCCTCCTCCATCGACAAATAGAGCGCCGAATTGCTGGAGAGCTTGATCGAAGGCGCCGGACGACAGCCGAAGCAGCTGCCCCGGCCGGTCGTGAAGGCGATCAAGTTTGCACCACCTGCGACCTGCCCCGTCGCGGAAACCGGATCGTATCCGGGGGTATCCATGAAAACGAGGCCCGGTGCCGTAACACGCTCGGCATAGCCGTAGACGGCCGTCAGCGGCGATCGTCCACCCTTGGCGACTGCGCCGAGAGACTTTTCGAGAATGGTCGTCAATCCGCCACGCTTGTTGCCGGGCGAGGGGTTGTTGTCGAGAGATGCGCCATGCAGCGCGACATACTTCTCCCACCAGGCGATCTTGTCATCGAGCTTCCTTGCCACATCCTCATTGATCGCGCGGCTGCGCAGCAGATGCTCAGCGCCGTAGATTTCAGAGGTTTCAGACAGGATCGCGGTACCACCCGCAGCGGCCAGAAGATCGGCCGCGACGCCGAGCGCCGGATTGGCCGTAATACCCGAAAAACCATCCGACCCGCCGCATTGAAGGCCGATGATGATCTCGTTGATGGGAATCGGTGTGCGCCGCTCTTTGCCGACATCGGCGGCGATCTCCCGGAGCATGCCCATGGCGCGTTCGACGGCGCGCCGCGAGCCACCGGCATCCTGAATGTTGAAATGCCGCTTGGAATTGCCCGCGCCGCTCTGGCCATAGAGCGTCAACTGGTTCACCTCGCAACCGAGACCGATCATCAGCACGCCGCCGAAATTGACATGGCGCGTGTAGCCCGCAAGCGTGCGGTGCAGGACCGACATTCCGTCGCCTGTGGAGCTCATGCCGCAACCCTGGTCATGCACAATCGGCACGAAGCCGTCGATGCCCTCGTAATACGGCAGGATGGTGCGATTGGCCTCGTCTGCGATCGCGCGGCAGACGGTGGTGGAACAGTTCACGCTGGCGATAATGCCGATATAGTTGCGGGTCGCGGCGCGGCCGTCGGCACGGCGGTAGCCCATGAAGGTTCGCGCACGGTCTTCCGCCGTCGCCGCTTCCGGCGCGGAATTTGCCGTTGCCGCCAGACGGTCGTTCTCGAAATGCAGGTTATGGCTGTGGATATGGTCGCCGGCCTTCACGTCGGCCGTGGTGCGGCCGATCGCCTGGCCATATTTTACCACCGCTGTGCCGAGCGGGATGTCGGCAATCGCAACCTTGTGGCCGGGCTCGATTTTCTGCCGGGTCAGGATACCTGCAATGGTTGCGCCGGCTTCGATCGCGGCCGTTGCGACGGCGACGTTGTCTCCGGCAGACAGGATGAGCCAAGGCATTTTGTCCAATTGTCTTCTCCCTGAGGAAGCGCCCGCTGCATCGGCGAAAAACGCGTTGATTTTGTTTTTTATCTACAATAAACATTTTCAAGTCAACGGCAATATTACTCCTGTCGGCAAGGGAGGCAAACGCCGCAGGCGGCCGGAAAAGGCCGCAATCGATTGGTTCCTGGCGCCTCAGGCTTTGCGGTTTTGCAAAGTTCGAAAGGTCATGCAGGGAAAGAGCGGGGTGGCATGGCAAGACAGAATACGGTCTTCAAGGAAGCTTACAACAGGTACGCCGCTGCTCTGCGCCAGGATGCAGCCTTGCCGTCCGAACCCGAAATCGCTGCGCAGCTCGGTATCAGCCGCAGCACGGCCCGGGCCATTTTGGCCCGCCTGAACGACGAAGGCATCATCCAGTGGAACAAGCGCCAGAAAATCGTTCTGCGTGTTCCGACCGAGAAAGATCTCTTTCCCTCCGAGGAGACGGATTCGCTGCACGACATCATCGAGCGCAGCTTCATGCAGCGCATTCTGTCGGATGATGCCGCGCCCGGCATGCAGATCAACGAGCTGGAACTGGCCCGAGAGATCGGCACCGGCACGACCAGCGTCCGCGAATTCCTTATCCGTTTCTCGCGCTTCGGCCTTATTGAAAAGCGCCCCAACAGCCACTGGATCCTCAAGGGCTTCACTCGCGAATTCGCACTGGAACTCGCGGATGTCCGCGAAATGTTCGAGCTGCATTCGGCCGCCGAGTTTGGTAGACTGCCTATCGAAAGCGAAGCCTGGACGGCGCTGGCCGATATCAAGGCCGAGCATCATGCGATGCTCAACGATTTTTCTGCGCGCTTCAAGGAATTCTCAGCCCTTGACGAGCGCTTCCATCTCTTGATCCATGCCGCCGCGAAGAACCGTTTCATCGCGGACTTCTACGATGCGATCGCGATCATCTTCCACTATCACTACCAGTGGAACAAGGCGTTTGCCCGCCAGCGCAACGAACGTGCCATCCACGAGCATCTCGATTATATCGCGGCGCTGGAATCGCGCGATCAGGCGGCAATCGACTTTTCTTGCCGCCTGCATCTGCGTTCTGCACGCCAGACCCTCCTTCAGTCGCTGCCGCAGAATCTTGCCGAAGTGGCGGCAAGTTAGGCAACCGGCTCACAGACGCAGCTAATGGGCGGTGTAAGCCCCGTCCACGAGATGGTAGCTTCCGGTGATGAAGCTTGCCTTCTCAGACAGGAGGAAGCAAACGAGCGCTGCGACTTCCTCTGGCCGGCCGCGCCTGCCCATCGGCTGAAGCGCTTCCATACGCCGGCTTCCCGCTATCGCCAGATGCTCGGTCAGAAGTGGTGTTTCGATCCAGCCGGGGCCGACGGCATTGATGCGGATGCCTAGTCTTGCATATTCGATTGCGGCGACCTTGGTCAGGCCGACAACTCCGTGCTTGGCGGCCGTATAGGCTGCCGTAAATGGCAATCCAACGGAACCGAGGGCTGAAGACATGTTGACGATGGCCCCTCCGCCGCGTTGCAGCATGGAGGCAATCTCATACTTCATGCAGTAGAAAACGCCGTTCAGGTTGACGTCCATCAGCTTGTGCCAGTTGTCGAGCGGGTAGTCTGCCGTCGCCTTCCTCGGCCCGTCTACGCCCGCGTTGTTAACCGCCAGATGCAGGCCGCCGCATGTCTCGACAGCGTAGCCGATCAGCTTTTCCACAGCCCCGGCGTCCGTGACATCGACCGCAAAGTCCCGCGCCCGACCACCTTGCGAACAGATCTCCGCGGCAAGGTCGCGTGCGGCGTCAGCATCGAGATCGGCAACAATAACCTCCGCTCCTTCGTCAGCGAGCTGCCGGCAAATGGCTGCACCTATACCGGAGCCTCCGCCGGTTACGAGCGCGACTTTCCCCGTAAAGTCAGGCGTCGTCATCATGTCCCTCCTCATTGCGCCGCTGCTAGTCGAGCAGAGGCATGCTATTGATGCAAGAGCTTTCATAGCCGCGGTCTCTTTGTCTTGCCAGTCCTTCGCCCTCCACTCCCGGTTGGCAGCGCCCGGTCCGGCAGAGCGTGCTCAAGGCGAACAAAAGCTTTTGTACCTTTCATCTTTAACGCGAGGCTTGGCCGGTCGGCAGCGGGATGCTAAAGACGGATGATAAGGGCCGATCGATTGCTTAGCAGGTAGAGATGGACAAAAAACGCATTGCGCGCCGGGGGCTCTTGCTGGGCAGTCTGGCCTTGATGGTATCTGGATGTGCTTCAACGACGGGATGGCAGGTGGGGTCGATGTTTTCGTCAACACCGCGTCCCAGTTCCCGCTACCGGCGGCGGCAGGTCCAGTATAACGGAAACGAGCAGCCGGGAACGATCGTCGTCAACACCTACGAGCGTTACCTGTATCTGGTCGAAGGCGGCGGCAGCGCACTGCGTTATGGCGTCGCCGTTGGCGAGGAGGGGCTCACGCTCAAGGGAAGAGCGGCCATCGGACGCAAGGCGGAATGGCCCTCATGGATGCCCACCGCCAGCATGATTCGGCGCAAGCCGCATCTGGCGCAGTATGCCGGCGGTGTTTCGGGTGGGCCGCACAATCCGCTTGGCGCCGCCGCCCTTTATCTCTACCGCGGCGGACAGGACACTCTGTTTCGGCTGCATGGAACGAACGAGCCGTGGTTGATAGGGCAGGCGGTGTCCAATGGATGCATTCGCTTGACCAATGAAGACATTGTCGATCTCTACAACCGAGTTCCGGTGGGAACGCCGGTATTGGTCATATGATGCTTACATTTTGCGTCGATAATGCCATGATCTGTTAGGCATTATGAGGCGCCCGGGCCGCACGGAAGGCAAGTTGTGTCCTTTCTGCACTTGGCTTAGGCCTATTTTGCCGCTATTAGTAGAAGCGTTGCCTTCGATAACCTATTCCGTGCTAAGGAGAGGACTACTGATGAGCAGAATTCTGATCATGTGCCTGGTTGCATTGTTTTCCGTCGCAAGCCTGACCGCTTGCGGAGCGGTCGGTAAAGGCAAGGGGAAGGCCCCGCCGCCCGCAGCAGAAGCAGCGCCGGCACCAGTGTATAAGTAGCAACTAACTGTTGCTGAATGGGAGGGGGCATTCGTGGCCCTTCCCACATCGTGCAGTCCGGGCTGGACCTGCCTCAAAGCTTGCAGTGCAAAGATTGGCCGGTAAGCAGAGCAGTGTTTTTGCTCGCTCGATCCGGGAGATAAAGTGTAGCGATGACGCTTGCTAAGGGCCATCTGTCACTTGTAATACTATTTGCTCTCGCGCTCACATCATGCCAGACAGAAGACGAGCCTCCGCAGCCGCGATTCGTCTCGGACGCGCGCGGAGCGTTGGTTGGCGAATCATCGCAAAAAAGAGAAGGCCAATACTTCGTCGAATTCCGCTCGCGTTATGCGCTGAGCTACGGCCACACCTACGTGGTTTTTGGGCGATTGAACAAAGCCGGCGGGATGGTCAATCCGGAAGTCGCGGGGCTTGCTCCTGCGACCAATGATGCGGGTCCCTATGTTCTCGGCCACTTCCTGCCTGTGCCGGCGGAAACCGGGGCCAGTGACGGTGATCTGGAGGAGGCCTACAGGTCGGCAAGCTGGCGAGTCCTGCTGACTCCATCCGAATACAACGAGACCGTTGCCTTCATACGCAAGCTGAAAGCCAAGTCCAAGTTTTGGCAGGCTACGGTTTACAATTGCAACGCTTTCGTAGCAGAAATCGCTCGCTCGATGGGCTATAAGGCACCCAGCATCTGGCTCCGTCCGCAACAATTCGTGACGCAGCTTCGGGAAATGAATACCTAAATGCGAGGCGGCAAGCTGTTATACCGCTTTCATCCAGTCGATTGCAGGACGCAGAAGGGCTCCGGTGACTTGAATTGAGCATAGCTGTTGTCGGCAAGATTCTATGGGTGCTCGGCGTCGTTGCCTGGTATGTTATCCGATATCCCTTCGAGCGCCGCGCCAAACGCGTGCGTGTCGTCAGCCACCGCCGCTCGCCTACAGAGAAGATCGGGCTTGCGTCGGCGCTACTAGGCCTTGCGATCGCGCCGGGATTCTATGTCGCCACCGGCATGCCGGAAGCAGCCGATTATCCGGCCCGCGCCTGGGCCGTGGCCGTCGGAGCGGTACTCTTTGCCACCGCCATGTGGGTCTTTCGCAGGACCCATAAGGAACTCGGCCGCAACTGGTCGATCACGCTGGAGATTCGCGACCAGCATCAGCTGATTTGTAGCGGTCCATATGCTTTCGTCCGTCATCCCATGTACACGTCTTTCCTGCTCATGGCCCTTGGCCAGGCCTTTCTGCTGTCCAATTGGGTGGTAGGGCTCGCAGGCTTGACTGGCTTCGCAATCCTTTTCTTCCTACGGGTGGACAAGGAAGAGCGTATGATGCTCGAAATTTTCGGCCCGCAGTACCGCGCCTACATGGACCGGACCAGGCGAATTATTCCCTATCTCTATTAGAGGAGGCATGATGAGAGGCCGGACCATCAAGCTTTCGGCGGCGCGCCGCCTTGTCGGGGATCTGATGCGGTTCTCGATCAGTGTGCCGCGGGTCACCGTGCAGCGGCAGATGAACCTTGCCCCGCTCCAGGAAGCCAGAATCACGCAGCCGAGCAAGCCCTCCTGGACCGTACTCTTCTTGAAGGGGTACGCGCTTCTCTCTCAGGAGACGCCGGATCTTAGGCGCGCTTACGTCAAGTTTCCGAGGCCACAGCTCTATGAATACCCGGAAAGCGTGGCCTCGATTGCCCATGAGCGCGAATATGACGGCGAGCGAATCGTCTTGCTGAACTCTATCAAGGCCCCAGAGCGGCGGCCGATCGCCGAAATTGAGGCCCTGATCCAAGCGGTGCGCTCGCGCCCGGTGCTGGAGATCAAGGAGTTCCGGCGCGCATTGAAGTTTGCCCGTGCGCCGGCGCCTTTAAGGTGGCTGCTGATGTGGCTCGGACTGAATATCGGGCGGCAGCGCGCCCGCCGGTTCGGCACATTCCAGCTGTCGGTCTATTCCGGTCTCGGGGCGGAATCCCTCAATCCGCTTTCGCCTTTGACCACGATCTTCAACTACGGCCCGATCTCGGCGGATGGATCGGTCACCGTCCGCATCCACTACGACCACAGGGTCATGGACGGCGCCAATGTCGCTCGGGCGCTGGAGCGATTCGAAAAGATATTGAACGGTGAAGTCGCCAGCGAGGTAAGGAATATCGCCTCGCAAGGTGCCCGCGCTCCCGATACGTCGTCTTCAGGGGCGGCGGCATGATTATGCAAAGTGAGTTTCGGCCGGCTGTCGTCGTGGTCGGTGCGTCGCGTGGCATCGGCAGGTCGATCGCCAAAGTCGTCGCCCGCGAGCGCGCCACCATCGTGCTTGTTGCGCGCTCGCCGGAAGCCTTGGCTGCTACCGCGGTGGAGGTGCGGGCGGAAGGCGGCGAAGCATTCACGCTTGAATTGGATCTGCTTGCGGCCGATGCCTCGGCGCATCTGCAGGACTTCCTGTCTGCGAAGGGGTTGTTCTGCGATGTTCTGGTCAATAGCGCCGGATACGGATTGCGCGGTTCAGCGACGCTACTTCCCGTGGATGATCAGCTTGGCATCATCGATCTCAACATACGCGCCCTCAGCGACTTGACCCTTCGCTTCCTGCCGGGAATGGCGGCGCGCGGGCGCGGCGGCGTGCTCAATCTCGGCTCCATAGCCGGGTTCACGCCCGGGCCCAATATGGCCCTGTATTACGCAAGCAAGGCTTTCGTGCGCTTCTTTTCGGAAGCGCTCCATCAGGAATTGCGCCGCACGGGCGTGACGGTCACATGCGTCGCGCCGGGGCCGGTATCGACCGAGTTCCTCGAAAAATCCGGCGCAGGCCGGGCACAACTGTTCAAGATATTGCCCAAACTCAACTCGGATTACGTGGCCGAACGCGCCTGGCGCGGCTTCAAATCCGGCCGCCGCCTCGTCGTCCCCGGCATCTCGGCCAAGCTTGTCGCCCTTGCCGCGGCCTTGCTGCCCTCCGCAGCCACGCTCCCCCTGATCGGCCGCCTGCAGCGCCGCAGCGGCGATCCATGCCCCTGTGGCTCCGGAAAGACCTTCAACGAATGCTGCCGCATCCGCCGTCGGGGCATTGACGCCGGAAGCGGTTGATTGCAGGCGGTAGCGCCAACAGGCCCCTGCTTTTCGTCAAAAGAAGCTGATCTTGGAAAGACTGGTGCCGCTTACGTGACTCGAACACGTGACCCCATCATTACGAATGATGTGCTCTACCGACTGAGCTAAAGCGGCAACCTAGCGGCCGAATTGTGCGGCCCGCGATTTGCATGGCGCTGATACAGGCATTGTTTGAAGATTTCAAGCGCTCTGTCGTGCCTTCAGCAAAAAAGACGCCCTCTGCGGAAGGTGGCGCGGCTCAGAGCGCGAGGCGGGCGCGCGCCTCGCGGTATTCGACCTCCAGTCTGTCAACAAGCTTGGCAACCGGCTCGACGGCCTTGATCGCGCCGATGCCCTGGCCGCTACCCCAGATGTCTTTCCAGGCCTTCGCGCCGCCTACGGCCTGTTCGAAATCCATCTTCGACGGGTCTGCCATCGGCAGGTTGTCCGGGTCGAGGCCAACGGCCTGGATCGATGGCTTCAGGTAGTTGCCGTGCACGCCGGTAAAATAGTTGGAATAGACGATATCGCTTGCTGCACCCGCAACGATTGCCTGCTTGTAGGCGTCGGTGGCGCGCGCTTCCCCAGTCGCGATGAACGGCGTTCCGATATAGGCCATATCCGCGCCCATTGCCTGCGCCGCAAGGATCGCGCCCCCGGTGGCGATCGCGCCTGCCAAGAGCAGCGGCCCGTCGAACCATTCACGGATTTCCTGCACCAGAGCGAAGGGCGACAGCGTGCCGGCATGCCCGCCGGCGCCTGCCGCAACAGCGATCAGCCCGTCCGCACCTTTCCGGATCGCCGAATTGGCGTGGCGGTTGTTGATGACGTCGTGGAGCACGATACCGCCGTAGGAGTGCACCGCTGCGTTCACCTCGGGGACTGCGCCCAGCGAAGAGATCACGATCGGCACCTTGTATTTGACGCAGAGACGCAGGTCGTGCTCCAGCCGCTTGTTCGACATATGGACGATCTGGTTGACGGCAAAGGGTGCTGCGGGCCTGTCTGGGTTGGCGGCGTTATAGGTTGCGATGTCTTCGGTGATCATTGCCAGCCATTCGTCGAGCTGGCTTTCGGGGCGGGCATTCAGCGCTGGGAAGGCGCCGATCACGCCTGCCTTGCATTGCGCTAATGTCAGAGCCGGGTGGGAGATGATAAAGAGCGGCGAAGCAAGGACCGGCAGTCTCAGATTTTCCGTGAGGATTTTAGGAAGAGCCACAGCGTTCACCATTAAAATTGACGTTTACGAAAACGTCAATTTGATAGCAGACTTGATGAACGAGGAAAAGAGCGTGCTTGAGTGCCGATCTGTCGATTCCTGGAAGATCGGCTATCCGGGTGAGTGGGCAAGCGCGGCCTAAAGGCCATATTTATTCCCTGCGATGCGGCATGCTGCCAGCCGCAAGACTTGCGGTTTTCAGCCATTGACGCTACCGAGTTTTGTTAGGCATTTGTAAAGATTTCAGGGTGATGCCTGATGCCAGCATGAAGGATCGGATGTGAGCGGATTAGAAACGGCAATCAGAACGGCGCTTAACAACTCCGATCGCGATAATCCGGAAGTCCGCGCAAGGATTTATCAATCGGCCCGCCAGGCGCTGGAGGCCGGCCTTCGCAAGCAGGATATCACCGACCGGGAAGCGATTGCGCATCATCGCCATCGGCTCGAAACGACCATTCACATGATCGAGGCCGAAGAACGCGAGCGTCTGCATCCGCGCCAGGGGCCGCCGGAAGTGCCCGTTCCACCCGTTGCCGAGATCCCGCCGCCGGTCCGGCGCGACGAGCGCTTTGAAGATGACGCGCCTCAGGTCGGCGGTGAAACACGAGGCTATTCGGCAAGGCCCGTCTATGACGAGTCGAGGCTTGATGACGTCCACGCTGCCGCGACCGATCATCTCGGTGCCGCACCTCAGGCCAGCGAACGTTTCGCAGCCGAAAGCCGGACCGCTGCCCATATGGATTTCCGGCCGGAGGGGGCTGCGAAGCGCCGCAAACCGCGGAAATTCTTCTCTCGGCTGCTCGTCTGGTGCGTGCTGATCGCCTTCATCGGCATGGGGGCCTGGTGGGCCTATAAGTCCGGCCTCTTCCTGACGGCGGCCGAGCGCGACACTAGCGTCGCCAACCCGCCTGCCAGTACCGAGCCGGAAGATTTCGATGGTGCGGACGAAAATGCTTCGAACACGGCGCCGCATGTCGATCAGCCGGTGACGATCGATCCGCAGAACAGCTTTTCTGCGGAATGGATCGAGATATTCAAGCCTTCGGACGCCGCCGGGATCGAAAGCGGCCCGCGGGCACGGACGGAAAACATCGCCGAAAACGACGGTCCGGCCATTCGGTTGATCTCGGAAAGCAACGGCGCCGATGGCAATATCGGCATCAGCGTTCCGAGAGACGTGCTTCAGCAACTCGCCGGCAAGTCTTCGACGATTGCGATCACGCTGCAGTCGACGAGCGACGAGCCGACACAGGTCACGGTCGAGTGCAATTTCCAGACGCTCGGCAATTGCGCCCGCCATCGCTTCAGCGTCACGCGTGAAAAATCCGACGCACTGCTTCAGGTTACCTTCGACCGGTCGCTGGCGCCGAATGCCGACGGCAGGCTGATGATCAACAGCGATGTCGACGGCAAGGCGCGGGGCATCAACCTTTACGCCGTGCGCATTTTGCCGGGGCAGTGACCCTTATTTCAGAAAGCCGGACCCTGCGCCGATGATCTTGTCGTCGAGATCGCCGACCGCCTTTTCGTCCTTGCCGTCGTAATCCATTTTCTTCAGCATGTGACGGATGAGGTTGAGCCGCGCCCGCCGTTTGTCGTTGGCTCGGATGACCGTCCACGGCGCAAATTCCGTGTGCGTTTCCTTAAGCATCCGGTCGCGTTTCTCGCTGTAGTCGCCCCATTTGGTGAGCGCCGCGATATCCATCGAGGAAAGCTTCCACATCTTCAGCGGGTCGTGTCTGCGGTCGTGGAAGCGCTTCAGCTGCATTTCGCGGCCGATATCCAGATAGAACTTGAAGAAGTGAATACCTTCGTGGGCAATGATCTTTTCCAGCTGCGGCGCCTGCTTGAGAAAATCCTCATATTGCTTCGGTGTGCAAAACCCCATGACCGGCTCGACGCCCGCGCGGTTGTACCAGGAACGGTCGAAGAGAACGAACTCGCCGGCCGTCGGAAACTGCGCGATGTAGCGCTGAAAATACCATTGGCCGAGTTCGCGGTCATTTGGCTTGGCGAGTGCGACGACGCGGGCAAGGCGCGGGTTCATGTGGGCGGAGGAGGCCGATATCGCGCCGCCCTTACCAGCCGCATCGCGGCCTTCGAAGAGCGCCATCACCCGTTTGCCGGTTGCCTGCAGCCAGAACTGCACTTTGACCAGTTCGATCTGCAACCTTTCCAGCTCTTCGAGGTACTCTTCCTCTTTCAGCTTTTTCTTGTAAGGGAACTCCCCGGATTCCAGCGCCCACTCATCGATCCAATCCGGAAGCGCCGGATCGTCGACATCGAAGACGCGCTTCTTGCCCCTGATGTCCAGTTCAACCGCGCGGCTTTCTACAGCTTCGGCCATATTTCCTCCTCGGGCTGCGGCTTTCCTCGCAGGCGATCACATTTTCCGTTGAAAATCAAATCCATCGCGAGAGGGAAATTTCTGTGCGTTTCGG from Rhizobium sullae includes:
- a CDS encoding protein-S-isoprenylcysteine O-methyltransferase; its protein translation is MSIAVVGKILWVLGVVAWYVIRYPFERRAKRVRVVSHRRSPTEKIGLASALLGLAIAPGFYVATGMPEAADYPARAWAVAVGAVLFATAMWVFRRTHKELGRNWSITLEIRDQHQLICSGPYAFVRHPMYTSFLLMALGQAFLLSNWVVGLAGLTGFAILFFLRVDKEERMMLEIFGPQYRAYMDRTRRIIPYLY
- a CDS encoding NAD(P)H-dependent flavin oxidoreductase, with protein sequence MALPKILTENLRLPVLASPLFIISHPALTLAQCKAGVIGAFPALNARPESQLDEWLAMITEDIATYNAANPDRPAAPFAVNQIVHMSNKRLEHDLRLCVKYKVPIVISSLGAVPEVNAAVHSYGGIVLHDVINNRHANSAIRKGADGLIAVAAGAGGHAGTLSPFALVQEIREWFDGPLLLAGAIATGGAILAAQAMGADMAYIGTPFIATGEARATDAYKQAIVAGAASDIVYSNYFTGVHGNYLKPSIQAVGLDPDNLPMADPSKMDFEQAVGGAKAWKDIWGSGQGIGAIKAVEPVAKLVDRLEVEYREARARLAL
- a CDS encoding ABC transporter, giving the protein MSRILIMCLVALFSVASLTACGAVGKGKGKAPPPAAEAAPAPVYK
- a CDS encoding aldo/keto reductase, giving the protein MKTRKIGKTELKVTEISFGAAALGGLYRACPREQAMETLEAAWASNIRYFDVAPWYGLGLAERHVGDFLRAKPENEYVLSTKVGRLLRPVPTGTVPDYGYVDPLSFDADYDYSYDGIMRSVDFSYARLGLNRIDILYVHDIGVYTHGAARNAIHLKNFLESGIKALEQLKSSGAIKAFGLGVNEVPVCLDVMRNADIDVILMAGRYTLLDRSAVADLLPLCRQKGTSLVVGGVFNSGILATGPVPGSHFDYMPATPDVLAKVGAMEDIAKRHGVPLAAPALQFPLRDAAVSSVLIGTAKASSLERNMELFEPALPDTIFPEFDPLTLVAPPLGEDAVRV
- a CDS encoding UxaA family hydrolase — its product is MDKMPWLILSAGDNVAVATAAIEAGATIAGILTRQKIEPGHKVAIADIPLGTAVVKYGQAIGRTTADVKAGDHIHSHNLHFENDRLAATANSAPEAATAEDRARTFMGYRRADGRAATRNYIGIIASVNCSTTVCRAIADEANRTILPYYEGIDGFVPIVHDQGCGMSSTGDGMSVLHRTLAGYTRHVNFGGVLMIGLGCEVNQLTLYGQSGAGNSKRHFNIQDAGGSRRAVERAMGMLREIAADVGKERRTPIPINEIIIGLQCGGSDGFSGITANPALGVAADLLAAAGGTAILSETSEIYGAEHLLRSRAINEDVARKLDDKIAWWEKYVALHGASLDNNPSPGNKRGGLTTILEKSLGAVAKGGRSPLTAVYGYAERVTAPGLVFMDTPGYDPVSATGQVAGGANLIAFTTGRGSCFGCRPAPSIKLSSNSALYLSMEEDMDIDCGTIATGDATISGKGREIFDLIIDTASGKKTKSEEFGYGDNEFVPWHLGATL
- a CDS encoding SDR family NAD(P)-dependent oxidoreductase; this encodes MIMQSEFRPAVVVVGASRGIGRSIAKVVARERATIVLVARSPEALAATAVEVRAEGGEAFTLELDLLAADASAHLQDFLSAKGLFCDVLVNSAGYGLRGSATLLPVDDQLGIIDLNIRALSDLTLRFLPGMAARGRGGVLNLGSIAGFTPGPNMALYYASKAFVRFFSEALHQELRRTGVTVTCVAPGPVSTEFLEKSGAGRAQLFKILPKLNSDYVAERAWRGFKSGRRLVVPGISAKLVALAAALLPSAATLPLIGRLQRRSGDPCPCGSGKTFNECCRIRRRGIDAGSG
- a CDS encoding SDR family NAD(P)-dependent oxidoreductase yields the protein MTTPDFTGKVALVTGGGSGIGAAICRQLADEGAEVIVADLDADAARDLAAEICSQGGRARDFAVDVTDAGAVEKLIGYAVETCGGLHLAVNNAGVDGPRKATADYPLDNWHKLMDVNLNGVFYCMKYEIASMLQRGGGAIVNMSSALGSVGLPFTAAYTAAKHGVVGLTKVAAIEYARLGIRINAVGPGWIETPLLTEHLAIAGSRRMEALQPMGRRGRPEEVAALVCFLLSEKASFITGSYHLVDGAYTAH
- a CDS encoding GntR family transcriptional regulator; the encoded protein is MARQNTVFKEAYNRYAAALRQDAALPSEPEIAAQLGISRSTARAILARLNDEGIIQWNKRQKIVLRVPTEKDLFPSEETDSLHDIIERSFMQRILSDDAAPGMQINELELAREIGTGTTSVREFLIRFSRFGLIEKRPNSHWILKGFTREFALELADVREMFELHSAAEFGRLPIESEAWTALADIKAEHHAMLNDFSARFKEFSALDERFHLLIHAAAKNRFIADFYDAIAIIFHYHYQWNKAFARQRNERAIHEHLDYIAALESRDQAAIDFSCRLHLRSARQTLLQSLPQNLAEVAAS
- a CDS encoding L,D-transpeptidase, translating into MDKKRIARRGLLLGSLALMVSGCASTTGWQVGSMFSSTPRPSSRYRRRQVQYNGNEQPGTIVVNTYERYLYLVEGGGSALRYGVAVGEEGLTLKGRAAIGRKAEWPSWMPTASMIRRKPHLAQYAGGVSGGPHNPLGAAALYLYRGGQDTLFRLHGTNEPWLIGQAVSNGCIRLTNEDIVDLYNRVPVGTPVLVI
- the ppk2 gene encoding polyphosphate kinase 2, whose amino-acid sequence is MAEAVESRAVELDIRGKKRVFDVDDPALPDWIDEWALESGEFPYKKKLKEEEYLEELERLQIELVKVQFWLQATGKRVMALFEGRDAAGKGGAISASSAHMNPRLARVVALAKPNDRELGQWYFQRYIAQFPTAGEFVLFDRSWYNRAGVEPVMGFCTPKQYEDFLKQAPQLEKIIAHEGIHFFKFYLDIGREMQLKRFHDRRHDPLKMWKLSSMDIAALTKWGDYSEKRDRMLKETHTEFAPWTVIRANDKRRARLNLIRHMLKKMDYDGKDEKAVGDLDDKIIGAGSGFLK